Below is a window of Streptomyces genisteinicus DNA.
TGAAGAATCTTTACCCAGCCTTGGCATGCGCCGCGACCGTCTCGCCCGTTTCTGCGTTTCCCCAGGCCAGAGGCGTGATCGACCACCAAGAGCCGACCATTTCATCCTCATTTGCGATGACCGGACGACACCGCTTCCGCTCCGTGCCGTGACTACAAATAGGTCACAAGACCTTCACATCGAGACCTAGATCACAGATATTTGGGGGTAACCATTCAGGCTCCTCGCGAGTCTTAATGGTCGATGCCGAGAACGTCTTGGGGGACGTTCATGGAATGTCTTGGGGGACGTTCCAGGCAAGCGTTGGCCGGGGCACGTGCCCGGGGAGCTTTGAGCGGCCCTCCCGTGCGTACGTACCCCGGCAGACCGCAGCAGGACTCTGCTACCCGCAGACGCCCGGCCCGGATCCCGTGGGGGGAATCCGCTCCGGGGATATGGGAAGCGCCCCGCTGCCGACCCGTGGGGGGATCGGCGGCGGGGCGCTTCTCGCGACCGTGCGGGACCGCGGACCACTGGTCCGCCGGCCCGCTCGGGGCGGGACGCCTCGGTCTAGCGGGCCTCGACCGGCACGAAGTCGCGCAGGACCTCACCGGTGTAGATCTGGCGCGGACGGCCGATGCGCGAACCGGGCTCCTTGATCATCTCGTGCCACTGGGCGATCCAGCCCGGAAGGCGGCCGAGGGCGAAGAGCACGGTGAACATCTCGGTCGGGAAGCCCATCGCGCGGTAGATGAGACCCGTGTAGAAGTCCACGTTCGGGTAGAGGTTGCGCGAGACGAAGTAGTCGTCGGAGAGCGCGTGCTCCTCCAGCTTGAGCGCGATGTCCAGCAGCTCGTCGGACTTGCCGAGCGCGGACAGCACGTCGTGGGCGGCGGCCTTGATGATCTTGGCGCGCGGGTCGAAGGACTTGTACACCCGGTGGCCGAAGCCCATCAGGCGGACGCCGTCCTCCTTGTTCTTCACCTTGCGGATGAAGGAGTCGACGTCGCCGCCGTTGGCCTGGATGCCTTCCAGCATCTCCAGGACGGACTGGTTGGCGCCGCCGTGCAGCGGGCCCCAGAGGGCGCTGATGCCGGCGGAGATCGAGGCGAACATGTTCGCCTGCGAGGAGCCGACGAGGCGCACGGTGGAGGTGGAGCAGTTCTGCTCGTGGTCCGCGTGCAGGATGAGCAGCTTGTCCAGCGCGGAGACGACGACCGGGTCGAGCTCGTACTCCTGGGCGGGGACCGAGAAGGTCATGCGCAGGAAGTTCTCGACGTAGCCGAGGTCGTTGCGCGGGTAGACGAACGGGTGGCCGATCGACTTCTTGTACGCGTAGGCCGCGATGGTCGGCAGCTTGGCGAGCAGCCGGATCGTCGACAGGTGGCGCTGCTTCTCGTCGAACGGGTTGTGGCTGTCCTGGTAGAAGGTGGACAGCGCGCTGACCACGGAGGAGAGCATCGCCATCGGGTGGGCGTCGCGGGGGAAGCCCTGGAAGAAGCGCTTGACGTCCTCGTGCAGCAGGGTGTGCTGCGTGATCTCGTTCTTGAACGTCGCGAGCTCGTCGACGGTCGGGAGCTCACCGTTGATCAGCAGGGACGCCACCTCGAGGAAGGTGGACCGCTCCGCCAGCTGCTCGATCGGGTAGCCGCGGTAGCGCAGGATGCCCTGCTCGCCGTCGAGGTAGGTGATCGCGGATTTGTAGGCGGCGGTATTGCCGTATCCACTGTCCAGGGTCACCAGACCGGTCTGGGCTCGGAGCTTCCCGATGTCGAAGCCCTGGTCACCGACGGTGCTCTCGACCACCGGGTAGGTGTATTCACCGTCCGCGTACCGCAGTACTACAGAGTTGTCGCTCACGTCATCCCTCACCGACGTAGTGCCTCTACTTCGAGGTGCCCTGACTGTCTCTACCATCCCCCATTTGGCTCAGGAGAGTGCACTCGGGGTCGCCATTGGGCTCATCGGCGGCACTCAGTGCCGCCAACCTGCTCATCTTGCCCCCTTCGCCCGGGTTCTGAAAGCCGGGGTGGGGTCGGGGTGGTGTTTCCCACCCGCGCGAACCCCGAACCCGGACGGGCGCACGGGCGCGGCTACCCCAGCCGGTGGTCCAGCGCGGTGAAGCGGCGGCCCGCCGAGACCGTGCGCACCGCCTGGCCTATCGCCTTGCGGGAGCCCACCAGGACCACGAGCTTCTTGGCCCGGGTGACGGCCGTGTAGAGCAGATTGCGCTGGAGCATCATCCAGGCACCCGTGGTGACCGGGATCACCACGGCCGGGTACTCGCTGCCCTGGGAGCGGTGGATGGTGACGGCGTACGCGTGGGCGAGTTCGTCGAGCTCGTCGAAGTCGTAGGAGACCTCCTCGTCCTCGTCGGTGCGCACCGTCAGCCGCTGGTCCTCGGTGTGCAGGGCGGTCACGACGCCCACCGTGCCGTTGAAGACGCCGTTGGCGCCCTTGTCGTAGTTGTTGCGGATCTGGGTGACCTTGTCGCCGACCCGGAACACGCGCCCGCCGAAGCGCTTCTCCGGCAGGTCCGGCCGGGCCGGGGTGATGGCCTGCTGGAGCAGGCCGTTGAGGGTGCCCGCGCCGGCCGGGCCGCGGTGCATCGGCGCGAGGACCTGCACGTCGCGCCGCGGGTCGAGTCCGAAGCGGGCCGGGATGCGGCGCGCCGCGACGTCCACGGTCAGCCGGCCCGCCTCCTCGGTCTCCTCCTCGACGAAGAGGAAGAAGTCCTTCAGGCCGGTGGTGAGGGGCTGGTGGCCCGAGTTGATCCGGTGGGCGTTGGTCACCACGCCCGACTCCTGGGCCTGCCGGAAGATCCGCGTCAGCCGGACGCTCGGCACGGGGCCGCCCGGGGCGAGCAGGTCGCGCAGCACCTCCCCCGCGCCGACGCTCGGCAGCTGGTCCACGTCGCCCACGAGCAGCAGATGCGCGCCCATCGCCACTGCCTTGACCAGCTTGTTGGCGAGGAGCAGGTCGAGCATGGACGCCTCGTCGACGACGACGAGGTCGGCGTCGAGCGGACGGTCCTTGTCGTACGCCGCGTCGCCGCCCGGCTTCAGTTCCAGCAGCCGGTGCACGGTGGACGCCTCGGCCCCGGTCAGCTCGGCCAGCCGCTTGGCGGCCCGCCCGGTGGGCGCCGCGAGCACCACCTTGGCCTTCTTCGCCCGCGCGAGCTCCACGATGGACCGGACGGTGAACGACTTGCCGCAGCCGGGACCGCCGGTGAGGACCGCGACCTTGCTGGTCAGCGCCAGCTTGACGGCTGCCTCCTGCTCGGGTGCCAGTTCGGCCCCGGTGCGCCGGGCCAGCCAGTCGAGGGCCTTGTCCCACGCGACGTCCCGGAAGGCCGGCATCCGGTCCTCGTCGGCACGCAGCAGCCGCCGCACCTGCCCCGCCAGGGAGAGCTCGGCGCGGTGGAACGGCACCAGGTAGACCGCGGTGACCGGCTCCCCGCCGTCGGGCCCCGGCACCTGCTCCCTGACCACGCCCTCGTCGTCGGCGGCCAGCTCGGCGAGGCACTCGATCACCAGACCGGTGTCGACCTGGAGGAGCTTCACCGCGTCGGAGATCAGCTGCTCCTCGGGAAGGAAGCAGTGGCCCTGGTCGGTGGACTGGGAGAGCGCGTACTGCATGCCCGCCTTGACCCGCTCGGGGCTGTCGTGGGGGATGCCCACGGCCTGGGCGATCCGGTCGGCGGTGAGGAAGCCGATGCCCCAGACGTCGGCGGCGAGCCGGTAGGGCTGGTTCTTCACGACCGAGATCGAGGCGTCCTCGTACTTCTTGTAGATGCGGACCGCGATGGAGGTGGAGACGCCGACTCCCTGGAGGAAGACCATGACCTCCTTGATGGCCTTCTGCTCCTCCCAGGCCGCGCCGATCAGCTTGGTGCGCTTGGGCCCGAGCCCGGGCACCTCGACGAGCCGCTTCGGCTCCTGCTCGATGACGTCGAGGGTGTCGGTGCCGAAGTGGTCCACGATCCGCTCGGCGATCTTCGGGCCGATCCCCTTGATCAGTCCGGAGCCGAGGTAGCGGCGGATGCCCTGGATCGTCGCCGGCAGGACCGTCGTGTAGTTCTCCACGGTGAACTGCTTGCCGTACTGGGGGTGGGAGCCCCAGCGGCCCTCCATCCGCAGCGACTCGCCCACCTGCGCGCCGAGCAGCGACCCGACGACGGTCAGCAGGTCGCCCGCACCGCGGCCGGTGTCGACGCGGGCGACCGTGTAGCCGTTGTCCTCGTTGGCGTAGGTGATCCGTTCGAGGACGCCTTCGAGCACGGCGGGGGTGAAGACCGGGGCGGGCGCACCCGGCCGGGCGGTGGCCGGTTTGGACATGACCCGACGTTATCCCCCCGGTAGGACAGCGTGTGCGGCCTGTGGACAACTGCCCCACGGACCCCGCCCGTACGCCCGCCCGCGGCCTGTGGACAACTGCCCGGCGGCCCCCCACTCGTGGACGGCCGGCCGGTGGCGGCCCCGGGCCCGGGCGGGGGTGCGGGCGGGGGTGCGGGCGGAGCCGCTCACCCGCCGGGCAGTGCCGGGGACTCCTCCCGCGGGACGGGTCCCCGGGAGCCCTCCTCGCGCCGCGCCGCCGCCACCGCGAGTGCCGCGCACAGGGCGCAGGCCGCCCCGGTGAGCCACAGCACGACGTAGGCCCGCTCGCCGGGCACCGTGCCGCCCGGCAGGGGCAGCGAGCCGAGGATCGTCGCGAACACACCGCCCGCGACCGCGCCGCCGAGGGTCTTGACGTTGTTGTAGACGGCGGTGGCGATCCCGGACCGGGAGGCCTCGCTCGCCTCGACGATCACCGTCGGCATGGCCCCCAGCGCGAGGCCGACCGCGAATCCGAGGAACGCGTAGGTGACCGACATGTGCCACCACGCGTCGTGCAGCAGGGCGAACGAGCAGAACGACAGGGCGACGAGGACGAACGCCCCGGTGAGCGAGGCGCGGTAGCCGGCACGGGCGGCGATCCGGTCGGTGAGCAGCGATCCGGCGACGCTGGACACCGCGCCGGGCAGGGCCATCAGGGAGATGGCGAGCGCACCGAGGGCGAAGCCGTATCCGGTCTCGTCCGGATCGGCCGCCCAGAAGGTGGCGTTGGGGGCCTGGGCGCCGAAGAAGAACACACCGAACAGGAACGCGGCGAGATAGAACGGCGCGGACTGCCGCCCGCGCATGGCCCGCAGGTCCAGCAGCGGCTCGGCGGACCGCAGTTCGACGGCGGCGAAGGCGGCGAGCAGCAGCGCGCCCACCGCGAGCGGCACGGCCACGGAGGCGGTGAGCCAGCCGTGCTCCTCGGCCGACGAGACGCCGAGCAGCAGGGAGATCATCGCCGTGCCGAGCAGCAGCAGGCCGGGCAGGTCGATCCGGCCGCCGGACGGCCGCCGGCTCTCCGGTATGCGCAGGAAGGCGACGGGCACGCACGCGACGGCGAGCACGGCGGGCAGCAGGAGGGTCCGCCGGATGTCGCCCAGCACCGCGTCGGCGGCACCCATCAGCACTCCGCCGATCAGCGACCCCACGGTCAGCGCCCCGACCAGCAGGGCGATCGCGCGCCGGGCCGCCTCCACGGGCAGGCGGTCACGGACGAGCGCGATCTCCAGCGGCAGCAGCGCGGCGAGCGGCCCCTGCAGCACCCGGCCGAGGAGCAGCACCTCGAACGAGGGCGCGAGGGCGACCAGCACGGTGCCCGCGGCGACGGACACCAGGGCGACGCGCAGCAGACGGCGGTGCCCGTGGAGGTCGCCGAGCCGCCCGAAGGCCGGGACGCAGACGGCCGCCGCCAGCAGCTGG
It encodes the following:
- a CDS encoding citrate synthase; translation: MSDNSVVLRYADGEYTYPVVESTVGDQGFDIGKLRAQTGLVTLDSGYGNTAAYKSAITYLDGEQGILRYRGYPIEQLAERSTFLEVASLLINGELPTVDELATFKNEITQHTLLHEDVKRFFQGFPRDAHPMAMLSSVVSALSTFYQDSHNPFDEKQRHLSTIRLLAKLPTIAAYAYKKSIGHPFVYPRNDLGYVENFLRMTFSVPAQEYELDPVVVSALDKLLILHADHEQNCSTSTVRLVGSSQANMFASISAGISALWGPLHGGANQSVLEMLEGIQANGGDVDSFIRKVKNKEDGVRLMGFGHRVYKSFDPRAKIIKAAAHDVLSALGKSDELLDIALKLEEHALSDDYFVSRNLYPNVDFYTGLIYRAMGFPTEMFTVLFALGRLPGWIAQWHEMIKEPGSRIGRPRQIYTGEVLRDFVPVEAR
- the recD2 gene encoding SF1B family DNA helicase RecD2; the protein is MSKPATARPGAPAPVFTPAVLEGVLERITYANEDNGYTVARVDTGRGAGDLLTVVGSLLGAQVGESLRMEGRWGSHPQYGKQFTVENYTTVLPATIQGIRRYLGSGLIKGIGPKIAERIVDHFGTDTLDVIEQEPKRLVEVPGLGPKRTKLIGAAWEEQKAIKEVMVFLQGVGVSTSIAVRIYKKYEDASISVVKNQPYRLAADVWGIGFLTADRIAQAVGIPHDSPERVKAGMQYALSQSTDQGHCFLPEEQLISDAVKLLQVDTGLVIECLAELAADDEGVVREQVPGPDGGEPVTAVYLVPFHRAELSLAGQVRRLLRADEDRMPAFRDVAWDKALDWLARRTGAELAPEQEAAVKLALTSKVAVLTGGPGCGKSFTVRSIVELARAKKAKVVLAAPTGRAAKRLAELTGAEASTVHRLLELKPGGDAAYDKDRPLDADLVVVDEASMLDLLLANKLVKAVAMGAHLLLVGDVDQLPSVGAGEVLRDLLAPGGPVPSVRLTRIFRQAQESGVVTNAHRINSGHQPLTTGLKDFFLFVEEETEEAGRLTVDVAARRIPARFGLDPRRDVQVLAPMHRGPAGAGTLNGLLQQAITPARPDLPEKRFGGRVFRVGDKVTQIRNNYDKGANGVFNGTVGVVTALHTEDQRLTVRTDEDEEVSYDFDELDELAHAYAVTIHRSQGSEYPAVVIPVTTGAWMMLQRNLLYTAVTRAKKLVVLVGSRKAIGQAVRTVSAGRRFTALDHRLG
- a CDS encoding MFS transporter; translation: MSAGTSARPPGGTPGPPHTPHAPAGPPVRAVVGLLVLFEVMSGFLQMGMIPLLPKIGDRLGVTDSDLSWVIAVQLLAAAVCVPAFGRLGDLHGHRRLLRVALVSVAAGTVLVALAPSFEVLLLGRVLQGPLAALLPLEIALVRDRLPVEAARRAIALLVGALTVGSLIGGVLMGAADAVLGDIRRTLLLPAVLAVACVPVAFLRIPESRRPSGGRIDLPGLLLLGTAMISLLLGVSSAEEHGWLTASVAVPLAVGALLLAAFAAVELRSAEPLLDLRAMRGRQSAPFYLAAFLFGVFFFGAQAPNATFWAADPDETGYGFALGALAISLMALPGAVSSVAGSLLTDRIAARAGYRASLTGAFVLVALSFCSFALLHDAWWHMSVTYAFLGFAVGLALGAMPTVIVEASEASRSGIATAVYNNVKTLGGAVAGGVFATILGSLPLPGGTVPGERAYVVLWLTGAACALCAALAVAAARREEGSRGPVPREESPALPGG